A genomic region of Peptoniphilus sp. ING2-D1G contains the following coding sequences:
- a CDS encoding hypothetical protein (The structure of this domain is known and is; Family membership), with protein MDLFDIEIFLAIVETKSITGASEKLFLSQSTVSYRVAKLEENLQTKLINRQQGQRTISLTPKGEEFLTLAKKTINLKKEVENWKNNDINQTLNIGAVDSLNIYILPQLFKEFIENNPKTNLSISSHWSLSICDLVESNDIDLGLVSRLKESQDLITIPMFKEQMVLISSFTSKYKNTISPAMLNSNYELKLDWGEDFQMWHDYWFGTKAKIQLKVDTSGLIFSLLDRAESWAIVPLGVALSYNETKKIKISILNNPPPQRTIYKIKNIFTRPSIQENLSIFEEYFEEFIINNEKVISQI; from the coding sequence ATGGATTTATTTGATATAGAAATCTTTTTAGCAATAGTTGAAACAAAAAGCATTACCGGTGCTTCAGAAAAGTTATTTTTATCACAGTCAACAGTATCATACAGAGTTGCTAAACTTGAGGAAAATTTACAAACAAAACTGATAAACAGACAGCAAGGTCAAAGAACTATAAGCTTGACTCCCAAGGGAGAAGAGTTTTTGACATTAGCTAAAAAAACCATTAACTTGAAAAAAGAGGTTGAAAATTGGAAAAACAACGATATCAATCAAACATTGAATATAGGTGCTGTAGACAGTCTAAATATATATATTTTGCCTCAGCTTTTTAAAGAATTTATAGAAAATAATCCGAAAACAAATTTAAGTATAAGTTCTCACTGGTCTTTGAGTATATGTGACTTAGTAGAATCAAATGATATAGATTTGGGACTTGTATCCAGATTGAAAGAATCTCAAGATTTAATAACTATACCCATGTTTAAAGAACAAATGGTTTTAATCAGCAGCTTCACTTCAAAATACAAAAATACCATCAGCCCTGCAATGTTAAACTCAAATTATGAATTGAAATTGGATTGGGGCGAAGATTTTCAAATGTGGCATGACTATTGGTTCGGCACAAAAGCAAAAATACAATTAAAAGTAGATACTTCCGGATTGATATTCAGTTTACTCGATAGAGCCGAATCCTGGGCAATTGTGCCTTTAGGAGTTGCTTTATCTTACAATGAAACTAAAAAAATAAAAATATCTATTTTGAATAATCCTCCTCCGCAAAGAACTATTTATAAAATAAAAAATATTTTTACCCGACCCTCTATTCAAGAAAATCTTTCCATTTTTGAAGAATATTTTGAAGAATTTATAATAAATAATGAAAAAGTAATTAGTCAAATTTAA
- the hup gene encoding DNA-binding protein HU (Bacterial nucleoid DNA-binding protein [DNA replication, recombination, and repair]; High confidence in function and specificity), whose protein sequence is MNKSELVASIAEKSNLTKKDAELALNGFLSSVGEALMAGEKVQLVGFGTFEVRERKAREGRNPRNPEEVIKIPASKAPVFRAGKALKESVNKAKKKK, encoded by the coding sequence ATGAACAAATCAGAATTAGTTGCAAGTATAGCAGAAAAAAGTAATTTAACAAAAAAAGATGCGGAGTTAGCTCTTAACGGATTTTTATCTTCAGTTGGAGAAGCTCTTATGGCGGGTGAAAAAGTTCAACTTGTTGGGTTTGGAACATTTGAAGTTAGAGAAAGAAAAGCCAGAGAAGGAAGAAACCCCAGAAATCCTGAAGAAGTTATTAAAATACCTGCTTCTAAAGCACCTGTATTCAGAGCCGGAAAAGCTTTGAAGGAATCTGTTAACAAAGCTAAAAAGAAAAAATAA
- a CDS encoding putative membrane protein (Hypothetical protein) — protein sequence MKRFIQITMFIISGYLLSAGVVLMIIADIGSTAVSSFLNLIRLAYDVPIGISMFFLNVLFLVGQMYLLKTFFNKMLFYQCIAALINSLFLEHAAVFFSFIHQDTFFSKILLLLIGCVLVSLGTCMLVISNYIIFPPEGFMNTLSKVFNKKFGTIRLFFDLTFIILAVVWSLFIFGYVRTVGIGTLISVICIGPFTNLFLSIFEKMGIVPIKN from the coding sequence ATGAAAAGATTTATACAAATTACAATGTTTATAATAAGCGGTTATTTGTTATCTGCAGGAGTTGTTCTTATGATTATTGCAGATATCGGCAGTACTGCTGTTTCAAGTTTTTTAAATCTCATACGTTTAGCATATGACGTTCCGATCGGCATTTCCATGTTTTTTCTTAATGTGTTATTTCTGGTCGGCCAAATGTATCTTTTAAAAACTTTTTTTAATAAAATGCTTTTCTATCAATGCATTGCCGCTCTTATTAACAGTTTGTTTCTTGAACATGCAGCGGTATTTTTTTCTTTTATACATCAAGATACTTTCTTTTCAAAAATCCTTCTGCTGCTTATCGGATGTGTTTTGGTATCCCTCGGTACTTGCATGCTTGTTATTTCAAATTATATAATATTTCCTCCTGAGGGCTTTATGAATACTCTGAGCAAAGTTTTCAATAAAAAATTCGGAACAATCAGGTTGTTTTTTGATCTCACTTTTATAATTTTAGCAGTTGTATGGTCTCTTTTTATTTTCGGATATGTCAGAACTGTCGGCATAGGGACTTTAATTTCCGTAATATGCATAGGTCCCTTTACAAACTTATTTTTATCCATTTTTGAAAAAATGGGTATTGTCCCTATTAAAAATTGA
- a CDS encoding Septum formation initiator (Family membership), whose protein sequence is MKKNKPFPLIFAILILFSVTYGAFTISTNISLRNEKLSEISKKQEKINELKKDISELESEISNSDSVEFIEKVAREDLGMVKPREVVYVDKDKEKDN, encoded by the coding sequence ATGAAAAAAAACAAACCCTTTCCTTTAATTTTTGCAATTTTAATTTTATTTTCCGTGACATACGGAGCATTTACTATCAGTACTAATATTTCACTTAGAAATGAAAAATTATCGGAAATTTCAAAAAAACAAGAAAAAATCAATGAATTAAAAAAAGATATATCTGAGCTTGAATCGGAAATATCCAACTCTGACTCTGTTGAATTCATAGAAAAAGTGGCAAGAGAAGATCTTGGCATGGTTAAACCCAGAGAAGTAGTGTATGTCGATAAAGACAAGGAAAAGGATAACTGA
- a CDS encoding metal cation transporter, ZIP family (The ZIP family consists of zinc transport proteins and many putative metal transporters. The main contribution to this family is from the Arabidopsis thaliana ZIP protein family these proteins are responsible for zinc uptake in the plant. Also found within this family are C. elegans proteins of unknown function which are annotated as being; High confidence in function and specificity): MGILIPFIGTSLGAALVFFLKDALSENVKKALNGFASGVMVAASFFSLIIPALEESAHLGKYAFVPAVVGFWIGILFLLALDHLIPHFHELSHEQEGLKTNLSRSTMITLAVTLHNIPEGMAIGIIYAGYLSGETSISLANALALSIGIALQNFPEGAIVSLPIKAQGTSKVKSFWYGVLSGIVEPIGAVITVLLSEMILPSLPYLLSMAAGAMIYVVVEELIPEISHDGHTSIGILSFSLGFSMMMVLNVILG; the protein is encoded by the coding sequence ATAGGAATACTAATTCCATTTATCGGCACATCCTTAGGGGCGGCCTTGGTATTTTTTTTAAAGGATGCATTAAGTGAAAATGTAAAAAAGGCACTTAACGGTTTTGCTTCCGGAGTGATGGTAGCCGCATCTTTTTTCAGCTTGATAATCCCGGCACTTGAAGAATCGGCACACCTTGGAAAATATGCCTTTGTGCCTGCAGTTGTTGGGTTTTGGATCGGGATTTTATTTCTTCTTGCCCTTGACCACTTGATACCTCATTTTCACGAGCTAAGCCACGAGCAGGAAGGACTAAAGACCAATTTGAGCAGATCAACTATGATCACCCTTGCCGTTACTCTTCACAATATTCCCGAAGGTATGGCAATAGGGATAATATATGCAGGATATTTATCGGGAGAAACATCCATATCTTTAGCAAATGCATTGGCTCTTTCCATAGGTATTGCTCTTCAAAATTTTCCTGAAGGAGCAATCGTATCACTACCTATAAAAGCTCAGGGAACAAGTAAGGTAAAATCCTTTTGGTATGGAGTACTATCCGGAATAGTAGAACCCATAGGAGCAGTAATCACAGTACTGCTTTCTGAAATGATCCTTCCCTCTCTACCCTATCTTTTATCCATGGCAGCAGGAGCTATGATTTATGTAGTAGTAGAAGAATTAATTCCCGAAATATCACATGACGGGCATACCAGCATAGGAATATTATCCTTCAGCTTGGGCTTTTCAATGATGATGGTATTAAATGTAATTTTAGGATAA
- a CDS encoding hypoxanthine phosphoribosyltransferase (IMP + diphosphate <=> hypoxanthine + 5-phospho-alpha-D-ribose 1-diphosphate; High confidence in function and specificity): MEKFDVISDIKEVLYTKEDLDNKCSELAERISEDYDGEIVAIGILKGAIPFMIDLVRKIKNSVVIDFMDVKSYEGTTTTGEVRILKDLSIKIEGKDVLIIEDIIDTGLTLSYLIEVLKSRGAKSLNVCTLLTKPARRKKEINVKYVGFEIEDNFVIGYGMDYNERYRNLPYIGILDERIYK, from the coding sequence ATGGAAAAATTTGATGTTATCAGCGATATTAAAGAAGTACTTTATACTAAGGAAGATTTAGATAATAAATGTTCAGAATTAGCGGAGAGAATTTCTGAAGATTATGATGGAGAAATAGTGGCAATCGGAATATTAAAGGGCGCTATACCTTTTATGATAGATCTTGTGCGCAAGATAAAAAATTCTGTGGTAATTGATTTTATGGACGTAAAAAGTTATGAAGGAACAACTACCACAGGAGAAGTCAGAATATTAAAGGATTTGAGCATAAAAATAGAGGGAAAAGACGTATTGATAATCGAAGATATCATAGACACAGGACTCACTCTTTCCTATTTGATTGAAGTCTTAAAGAGCAGAGGAGCAAAAAGCTTAAATGTATGCACTCTTTTGACTAAACCGGCTAGAAGAAAAAAGGAAATAAACGTGAAGTATGTGGGCTTTGAAATAGAAGATAATTTCGTAATAGGATACGGAATGGATTATAACGAACGATATAGAAATTTGCCCTATATAGGAATACTGGATGAGCGAATATATAAATAA
- a CDS encoding Hypothetical protein (High confidence in function and specificity) — MALTIGQIVDGVVSNVMKFGAFIDLGEGKSGLVHISEISDKYVQNVSDVLEKGQNVKVKIISLDDHGKIALSIKQAQPKEETKKNREVKEVKFEKEQKDMTFEDKLSKFLKDSNEKLEQARSRENSKMSKGRSRK, encoded by the coding sequence ATGGCATTAACTATAGGCCAAATTGTTGATGGAGTTGTATCCAATGTGATGAAATTTGGAGCTTTTATTGATTTAGGCGAAGGTAAAAGCGGACTGGTACATATTTCGGAAATATCTGATAAATATGTTCAAAATGTTTCAGATGTTTTGGAAAAGGGACAAAATGTAAAAGTTAAGATAATTTCTCTTGACGATCACGGAAAAATTGCCCTGTCTATTAAGCAAGCTCAGCCAAAGGAAGAAACTAAAAAGAACAGGGAAGTAAAAGAAGTAAAGTTTGAAAAAGAACAAAAGGACATGACCTTTGAAGACAAGCTTTCCAAGTTTCTTAAGGATTCCAATGAAAAGCTCGAACAGGCAAGATCAAGAGAGAATTCAAAAATGTCAAAGGGTAGATCAAGAAAATAA
- a CDS encoding putative membrane protein (Hypothetical protein): protein MVASTSLILTWGFYIFLSVFPAIYLYIIKK from the coding sequence ATGGTAGCTAGTACAAGTTTAATTTTAACGTGGGGATTTTATATTTTTTTAAGTGTTTTTCCTGCAATTTATCTTTACATAATTAAAAAATAA
- a CDS encoding Na+/proline symporter (Sodium/substrate symport (or co-transport) is a widespread mechanism of solute transport across cytoplasmic membranes of pro-and eukaryotic cells. Thereby the energy stored in an inwardly directed electrochemical sodium gradient (sodium motive force, SMF) is used to drive solute accumulation against a concentration gradient. The SMF is generated by primary sodium pumps (e.g. sodium/potassium ATPases, sodium translocating respiratory chain complexes) or via the action of sodium/proton antiporters; Hypothetical protein) produces the protein MAAQIKASIAVMRPFVSWSDVTISIIILVIFVAFTALGGMKAVAWTDTICAYIIIIGVWAMAISYLMQIGGFGELMTGVQAINPDYVKAFSSNITPLTALGWTVTWGICNFGAPQFVGRFLSATSPESAAKSQAVTALMIGIFYIPLLIVGIGGMLIMPGLDKQDMIFGALVMETVHPVVGGLMFAAVIGAIISTADSLLLLASTTFTRDLWRTFIRPEMTSKTELNMSRAITVIIGILGVILTFTLTDVIQFVQARAVTLMGSAMAMLILIGAFNKKITSAAALASMITGFVVANVWYALGQPYGIYSALPGSISSGLVLIIVSKFTKPMPKEQLAQFFPEEVSN, from the coding sequence ATGGCTGCTCAAATCAAAGCTTCAATAGCTGTTATGAGACCTTTTGTATCTTGGAGTGATGTCACTATAAGTATTATAATCCTTGTAATATTTGTAGCTTTTACTGCTCTTGGCGGAATGAAAGCTGTTGCGTGGACAGATACTATTTGCGCATATATTATAATTATAGGCGTTTGGGCTATGGCAATAAGTTATCTTATGCAAATTGGCGGATTTGGAGAACTTATGACGGGAGTTCAAGCTATTAATCCGGATTATGTAAAAGCTTTTTCAAGCAACATAACACCTTTAACAGCACTAGGATGGACTGTTACTTGGGGAATATGTAACTTTGGGGCGCCACAATTTGTAGGAAGATTTTTATCTGCAACATCTCCTGAGTCTGCGGCTAAGAGTCAAGCTGTCACAGCTTTGATGATAGGAATATTTTATATACCGCTTTTAATAGTAGGTATAGGAGGAATGCTTATAATGCCGGGACTTGATAAACAGGATATGATTTTCGGAGCGTTGGTTATGGAAACTGTTCATCCTGTTGTTGGAGGTTTGATGTTCGCAGCTGTAATAGGAGCGATAATATCTACTGCGGATTCACTTCTTTTGCTTGCAAGTACAACTTTCACAAGGGATTTGTGGAGAACGTTCATCAGACCTGAAATGACTTCTAAGACCGAACTTAATATGTCAAGAGCTATTACTGTTATAATAGGTATATTAGGAGTAATACTTACATTTACATTGACGGATGTCATTCAATTTGTACAGGCAAGAGCTGTAACACTAATGGGTTCCGCAATGGCAATGTTAATATTAATAGGTGCATTTAACAAAAAAATAACATCAGCTGCTGCTTTAGCTTCCATGATTACGGGATTTGTAGTTGCAAATGTTTGGTATGCACTTGGTCAGCCTTATGGGATTTATTCAGCTCTTCCCGGGTCAATATCTTCAGGATTGGTTTTAATAATAGTCAGTAAATTTACAAAACCGATGCCCAAAGAACAACTTGCTCAATTTTTCCC
- a CDS encoding tRNA(Ile)-lysidine synthase (tRNA(Ile)-lysidinesynthetase) (Ligates lysine onto the cytidine present at position 34 of the AUA codon-specific tRNA(Ile) that contains the anticodon CAU, in an ATP-dependent manner. Cytidine is converted to lysidine, thus changing the amino acid specificity of the tRNA from methionine to isoleucine; High confidence in function and specificity) has product MTNTINVINEKFFKNIKEYNMIKKGDKIIAAVSGGADSIFMLHNLHLYREKEDFCISVAHVNHGIRETAKRDEEFVRHLCENLGLEFNVTHVDMHEYATLHGMTDEEAGRYLRYSFFRKLKGKNGKIFLAHNANDQAETVFQRIIRGTGVDGLSAMDYVKNDLFRPILNVKRSEIIDYLYKNDIKYVEDETNSMDIYGRNKIRLKVIPYIEDNFNEGFVDSLLRLSELSKKNMNYVKDNVDNYLKNHYKNNTLDTEALKNENSYFISEVVRAFLKEQLKSIHGIFMNNIDEIAQAIASGTKLNITLKNNINLVLSYDSLYIDEKSKNVAMESEMLIEGINNTSYGEFIIKSNSNYEVSRNCISIDADKLKGNLYIRYRKNGDRFKPIGMENKKKLKDFFIDEKIPRNIRDKTPILCDDEEIVWVAPYRMSENYKVDKNTKNIINICMEDTDGKI; this is encoded by the coding sequence ATGACTAATACTATAAATGTGATAAATGAAAAATTTTTTAAAAATATAAAAGAATATAATATGATAAAAAAAGGGGACAAAATAATAGCTGCCGTATCGGGAGGAGCAGATTCTATTTTTATGCTTCATAATTTGCATTTATATAGAGAAAAAGAAGATTTTTGCATAAGCGTGGCTCATGTAAATCATGGAATAAGAGAAACAGCAAAAAGGGATGAGGAATTTGTTAGACATCTGTGTGAAAATCTGGGATTGGAATTCAATGTGACCCATGTAGACATGCATGAATACGCCACTTTACACGGGATGACCGATGAAGAAGCGGGGCGATACTTAAGATATTCTTTTTTTAGAAAACTAAAGGGTAAAAATGGAAAAATATTTCTTGCCCACAATGCCAACGATCAAGCGGAGACGGTCTTTCAAAGAATTATCAGAGGAACAGGGGTCGATGGATTATCGGCGATGGATTATGTGAAGAATGATTTATTTAGGCCTATTTTAAATGTAAAGAGATCTGAAATAATAGATTACCTATATAAAAATGATATAAAATATGTGGAAGATGAAACCAATAGCATGGATATTTACGGCAGGAATAAAATCAGGTTAAAGGTAATTCCATATATTGAAGATAATTTTAACGAAGGTTTCGTGGACTCTCTTTTGAGATTGTCAGAATTATCCAAAAAAAACATGAATTATGTGAAGGATAATGTAGACAATTATTTAAAAAACCATTACAAGAACAATACTCTGGACACCGAAGCTTTAAAAAATGAAAATTCATATTTTATCAGCGAAGTGGTAAGGGCTTTTTTAAAAGAACAACTCAAGAGCATTCACGGAATATTTATGAACAATATAGATGAAATTGCTCAAGCTATAGCTTCCGGTACAAAACTTAATATCACTTTAAAAAATAATATTAATTTAGTCTTGTCCTATGACAGTTTATACATAGACGAAAAATCAAAAAATGTGGCAATGGAATCGGAAATGTTAATTGAAGGAATAAATAATACTTCTTACGGGGAATTCATTATAAAGAGCAACTCTAATTATGAAGTTTCAAGAAATTGTATTTCTATAGATGCCGATAAACTGAAGGGAAATTTATATATAAGATATAGAAAAAATGGCGATAGATTTAAGCCCATAGGCATGGAAAATAAAAAAAAGCTTAAGGATTTTTTTATAGATGAAAAAATCCCAAGGAATATTAGGGATAAAACACCTATATTATGCGATGATGAAGAGATAGTATGGGTAGCGCCCTACAGAATGAGTGAAAATTATAAAGTTGATAAAAATACAAAAAATATAATCAATATATGTATGGAGGATACCGATGGAAAAATTTGA
- a CDS encoding putative membrane protein (Hypothetical protein) — protein MSNTMIYFIIVVAFMVGLFIFGLYVSRTIKDPDDWVVANQSLGIIPLSGTYFATIVSATSIVSYLGYYYLEGWPGMWNFAGTLLTSFLVQYGLPKKCVLSVLQLSRNTYIRDSEEYILFSHVLLF, from the coding sequence ATGTCTAATACAATGATTTATTTTATTATAGTTGTTGCGTTTATGGTTGGATTGTTTATTTTCGGTTTATATGTTTCAAGAACAATAAAGGATCCTGATGACTGGGTTGTAGCTAATCAGAGCTTAGGCATAATTCCTTTGTCCGGTACATATTTTGCAACTATAGTATCAGCGACATCAATAGTTAGTTATTTAGGGTATTATTATCTTGAAGGTTGGCCTGGGATGTGGAACTTTGCAGGAACATTGCTTACTTCATTCTTGGTACAATATGGGTTGCCAAAAAAATGCGTTCTTTCGGTTTTACAACTGTCCCGGAATACATATATAAGAGATTCGGAAGAATACATTCTCTTTTCGCATGTTTTATTATTTTAA
- the ftsH2 gene encoding ATP-dependent zinc metalloprotease FtsH 2 (Acts as a processive, ATP-dependent zinc metallopeptidase for both cytoplasmic and membrane proteins. Plays a role in the quality control of integral membrane proteins; High confidence in function and specificity), with amino-acid sequence MNKRISGASLYLSLIVLVILGLRFFSPPAETIPEVDVTEFINYINEDNITEITYDEREIIFETKDEKTYFTVIPQEARIYIYDKYISTAMEDNNIKVKSLPDQETPIYMEWIPTILMLVIFVGFWYYIMNQSQSGGSRMSSFGKSKARVVKQDEKNLVSFADVAGLKEEKEELAEIVDFLKSPKKFVNMGARIPKGVLLVGPPGTGKTYLSKAVAGEAKVPFFIMSGSDFVEMFVGVGASRVRDLFETAKKNAPCIIFIDEIDAVGRKRGAGLGGGHDEREQTLNQLLVEMDGFGNNEGVIVMAATNRADILDPALLRPGRFDRTVFVGKPDVRGREEILQVHSKNKKLGDDIDFKVIAKRTPGFTPADLENLMNEAALLAARRNSDKIEMEDIEEASIKVQAGPAKKSKVVTEKERKLTAVHEAGHAVVSKNLPGTNPVHMITIIPRGMAGGFTAYIPEDDVNFMTKGQMENELVSLLGGRIAESLVLDDISTGAHNDIERATAIARAMVTEYGMSERIGTINYGGSEEVFIGRDLGRSKNYSEQTAAEIDEEISKLLKEAYAKAKKILSENMDKLIAVSDALLEKETIGREEFEKIYSREIRYDSNSPEDRIDKKDLSEEAKEIIKSEETVQDKKEDKIETSESE; translated from the coding sequence TTGAATAAGAGAATCAGCGGAGCAAGCCTCTATCTCTCTCTTATAGTTCTTGTTATATTGGGCTTAAGATTTTTCAGCCCACCTGCAGAAACTATACCGGAGGTAGATGTTACCGAGTTTATAAATTACATCAATGAAGATAATATTACTGAAATCACCTATGATGAAAGAGAAATAATATTTGAAACAAAGGATGAAAAAACATATTTTACAGTAATTCCACAGGAAGCCAGAATTTATATTTATGACAAATATATTTCCACTGCCATGGAAGATAATAATATAAAAGTAAAGAGTTTACCTGATCAAGAAACTCCGATTTACATGGAGTGGATACCCACAATACTCATGCTTGTAATATTTGTCGGATTTTGGTACTACATCATGAACCAATCTCAAAGTGGCGGTTCCAGAATGAGCTCCTTCGGGAAGAGTAAAGCCAGAGTTGTAAAGCAAGACGAAAAAAACCTGGTGAGTTTTGCAGATGTTGCAGGCCTTAAAGAAGAAAAAGAAGAGTTGGCGGAAATTGTAGACTTTTTGAAAAGTCCCAAGAAATTTGTAAACATGGGAGCCAGAATTCCTAAGGGAGTATTACTTGTAGGGCCCCCGGGAACAGGGAAAACTTATCTTTCAAAGGCAGTTGCCGGAGAAGCAAAGGTTCCTTTTTTTATAATGTCCGGATCTGATTTTGTTGAAATGTTTGTCGGAGTAGGAGCATCAAGAGTCAGAGATTTATTTGAAACCGCTAAAAAAAATGCACCCTGCATAATATTTATAGATGAAATTGACGCAGTAGGCAGAAAGCGTGGAGCAGGACTTGGCGGAGGACATGATGAAAGAGAACAAACTCTCAACCAACTTTTAGTTGAAATGGATGGATTTGGAAACAATGAAGGCGTAATAGTCATGGCAGCTACAAACAGAGCTGATATTTTAGATCCTGCATTGTTAAGACCGGGGCGTTTTGATAGAACAGTATTTGTAGGCAAGCCTGATGTGAGGGGAAGAGAGGAAATACTTCAAGTTCATTCAAAAAACAAAAAACTCGGAGACGACATAGATTTTAAAGTAATCGCAAAGAGAACACCGGGATTTACACCCGCAGATTTGGAAAACTTAATGAATGAAGCAGCCCTACTTGCTGCCAGAAGAAATAGCGATAAAATTGAGATGGAAGATATAGAAGAAGCCTCTATCAAGGTACAAGCCGGTCCTGCCAAAAAATCCAAGGTAGTAACCGAAAAGGAAAGAAAGCTGACCGCCGTGCATGAAGCGGGGCATGCCGTAGTTTCTAAAAACCTTCCGGGAACCAATCCGGTGCACATGATAACAATAATACCCAGAGGTATGGCAGGAGGATTCACGGCATATATTCCGGAAGACGATGTGAATTTTATGACCAAGGGCCAAATGGAAAATGAATTAGTATCCTTACTGGGTGGTAGAATAGCCGAATCTCTGGTGCTTGATGATATATCCACAGGAGCTCATAATGACATAGAAAGGGCAACTGCCATCGCAAGAGCCATGGTAACAGAATACGGAATGAGTGAAAGAATCGGAACGATAAATTACGGAGGAAGTGAGGAAGTATTCATAGGTAGAGATTTGGGAAGATCGAAAAATTATTCAGAACAGACAGCCGCTGAAATAGATGAAGAAATTTCCAAACTTTTAAAAGAAGCCTATGCTAAAGCGAAAAAAATACTAAGTGAAAACATGGATAAGCTGATAGCCGTTTCAGACGCCTTGCTTGAAAAAGAAACCATAGGCAGAGAAGAATTTGAAAAAATATACAGCAGAGAAATCAGATACGATTCAAATTCACCTGAGGATAGAATAGACAAAAAAGATCTCTCAGAAGAAGCAAAAGAAATTATAAAATCTGAAGAGACGGTTCAAGATAAAAAAGAAGACAAAATAGAAACCTCTGAAAGTGAATAA